CGTGCTGACACTTCTGCTATGCGTCCTGAACCTTTTGTAATAACCATAAAGTTCACAACCAGCAGGATACAAAAGACAATTCCTCCAATAACAATGTCATTTCCCATGAGAAAGCCGCCAAAAGAGGCGACTACATGTCCAGCAGCGTAAGAGCCTTCATTGCCATGGCTTAAAATTAACCGTGTGGTTGCAACTTCTAAGGACAGCCGGAACATTGTCGTTAGAAGCAGCAGGGTCGGGAAAGACGTAAAATCAAGTGGACTTTCTAAAAAGAGAGCCACCATAAGAATAAGAACAGATGATGTGATAGAGAGTGATAGACCAATATCCAGAATAAAAGTAGGCAGAGGTATCACAAGAATTGAAATGAGAAGTATGACACCAACAGCTAGTAAAATGTCTGTCCCAGGCAGTTTCGATTGTAAATTAAAACCACCCATCCCTTTATTTTGAAATAGGGCACCAATCTGCGTTAACGTGTGAAGACTAGAAGAAAGCTTAGCTTTAACGTTAGAGGCATTGGCTGGTTGTGAAGAGGAGTTCGAAGTTGTTGGTTTGGTGGATGGCACCAAGATAATCCCCTGAATGTGGCCTATTAACTTATAGAAAATTTTATCTTATAGAACGGATTATGTATATGTTTCATCCTAAATTTTGGTGTTGTGAAAGTTTATCTTTGTTAAGAAATATAAGATTTAAATTTTCCAATAATTATTATGCTTTGATAAATGTAGATGTGCATAAAATTATCTAATGATAGGAATAAATTCTTAAAATGAAGTTAGCTAGCAAAGAAGATATTAGAAAAGTAAAAACTGTTGAAGATATCATAGAATTATGTGACCCTTTTCTTAGAGAAGGGAATGCTTTTGCAGTTAACAAAATTGCCATAGAAGTTGGTTTATTTAACGAAGATCCAACTTTGATACTTTATGCATCGAGCTTGTTATCTGTTTATTCATCGAACCATGAAGCTATAATAACACTAATTAAAAAGGCGCTTTTATGTTTGCCTAGAGATGAGAATAATGAGGAAAATAATAGGGCCTTAAATTTAATACGTGGCGAAATAGAAATACGTCTTGCTGGAGCACTTATGAAAGCTCAGCAAGAAAAAGAAGCTATGACGCTTTTTATGGATATCGTCCGGCGTTACCCAGAACTTAAAGTGCTCGTTGGAGAGCATTTAACAGGTATTCTCTTAGACGCAGGAAGGCCAAAAGAAGCAGAAACAATATTAAAGGCCTGGTTAGAAGAGGGGCTAAGTTCGGCAAACATATATAACAATATGGGTATTGCCCTTAAAAACCTTAATCGCTCAGCTGAATCCTTACCCTATTATCGAAAAGCACTGGAGATAGAGCCTAATAATCGCTCTATTGCCTTTAGTTACGGTATAAGTCTCCTAAAATGCGGCCAGTACGAAGAAGGTCTTAAGTATTTTGTTGATCATGAGACATTCGCAGCCGATGATTTGTGGTGGTTTTTACACGATTTGCCTCATCTAAAACAGGATGATGACGTAAATAATAAGCATATTCTTTTTTATCAGGAGCAGGGCCTAGGAGATACTCTTGAGTTCGTCCGTTTTTTACCTGCACTTATCGCTCGCGGCGCTAAAATCACCTTAGCTGTACCTTTAGCCATTAAGCGGCTTATACAGCAAAGCTTTCCGAATATAGAAGTTGTTTTAGATAAAGAGCTCGCTCAGGAACCAACAAGACAAAAAGAGTTTGATTTTTCCTGTCCTATCCCTGATTTGCCTCATATTTATGGCATTAAAAAAGATGAAGATATCCCAGCTATCGTGCCTTATCTTCGTGCGACTAAAGAAGATATAGAGAAATTTGCAAAATTAATCGATTCAACCCTGCAAGAAAACCATTCTTCAGAAGAGAAAAAACGTTTGCGTGTTGGTATTGTTTGGGGAGGAGACCGTCGTTACAAAGCTGCAGATATTGCCGCCGATAAAAGACGGTCGACAAGTTTTGCTGAAATGACGGAAGCACTCCTTCCTGTAGAAGCGGATATTTTTAATCTTCAATATGATAGAAAACGCGTAGAAGTAGTTAGTGGAGCATCTCAACCTATCTATGATTTAATGGATGAAGTTCATGATATGGCTGATACTGCCGCTCTGATGGAAAATCTTGATCTTATTATTTCCGTTGATACATCTCCGCTTCATTTAGCTGGTGCTTTGGGAAGGCCAGTATGGTTGGTAAATAGGTGGGATTCATGTTGGCGCTGGGGAGAGCATGGTGAGACCTCAGTTTGGTATCCCACAATGAAAATTTTTAGATCTCAGGAGCTTTCTTTTAAACCAATATTGGCTCAAGTGGGTGAAGCTTTAAGAAATCTTACCAAGATTTAGATAAAATTATTTACCATACGGAACATAAAAATGTCTAATAATAACAAAGTGGCTATTGTCCTAAGGACAAAAGATCGTACTATTTTCTTAAAAAGGGCTATTAATTCAATAGTCAACCAAACATTTAAAAATTATGTAGCCTATGTAGTTAATGATGGCGGAAATATAGATGATATTTCAGAAGTAAAAAATAATATACCAAGCCCTTTAAAAGGAAATTTTTCTTTTATAAATTTACCTGTTTCTGCTGGTAGAGGTGCGGCTCTCTCAATAGGTATCAGTAGTGGCAATGAAAAGTATATTCACATACTTGACGATGATGATACGATCGAACCCGAATTTCTTGAGAAAACAGTAAAATTTCTTGAAGATGACAAAGAAGAAATTTTTTCTGCCGTTAAAACAAGTAATTATGATGTTTTAGAGCGTGTAGAAGATGGAAAAATAATCATAGAAGAAAAAACTGATAAGTACGGTTTCGATAATGATGGCATAAAAGACTATATATCGTACTTAATGGTAAGAACGCCTATTGTCCCTAATACATTATTATTTAGAAGAAAATGCGTAATAGATAACGAAAATGCCAAGACTGAATTAAATTATTCAGAAGATATCGATCTTTTTGTAAAAATTATGCTGTGGGGGGAAATAGGTGTCATAAAAGAATTTTTGTCTACTTATCATAGACGAAAACCTAATAATAGTCCTTACGATAATTGTACTAATACAACATTATTTAAATATGATCAAAGCATAGCGTGGAAAAATAACGTCATTAGAAAAGCTATTAGAGGTGATGGGCTGTTGACTACAACTTGGGCAGCGGCTCTCCAAAGAAAGGCTATAAGTGATATGCATATTTCAAGGATAAATTCAGAAATTAATAATTTAAATGATTCTTTTTCGTCTGTTACTAATTTACTTAAATCTATTTTAAATCAAATAGAGAAATAATTTATTATAAATAAAGAAAGAGTTTCTTATGTCCAAAACTGTTGGAATAGTTCTTAGAACAAAAAACCGTGAGTATTTTTTAAAAAGAGCGCTAAAATCAATATTAAACCAAACTTTCGAAGATTATCATGTTTATATTATAAATGATGGAGGGGAGGTTGATAATTTATATAAAACTTTCAAAGAAATAGACGAAAAATATAAAGATAGATTTTCTTTTATGAATTTACCTTCCTCTACAGGAAGAGGGAGCGCTTTATCTACCGGTATAAGCATTTGTTCAGAAAAATATATACATATACATGATGATGATGACACTATTGAGCCAGAGTTCCTTGCAAAGACAGTTGCTTTTCTTGAAGATGATAAAGAGAAAATTTTTTCTGGTGTCGTCACAAGTAATTATGACGTTACAGAATATATAGAAAACGAAAATATAGTTATTACACAAACTTCAGATCATGCAGGAAAAAGAAACGGTACAATTATAGATTGTGCTCTTTATTTTTCATCAATGATTTCTTTTGTACCTATTGCTGTATTATTCCGCCGTGATGTTGTGAAAAAAGTAGGAAATGTCAATTCCAGCTTAAAATATATGGAGGATAACGAATTTTTCTCACGAATATTGCAAGAAGGCGATATAGGCATAATAAATGATTTTTTGTCGTCTTACCATTGGCGAGAACCATCGAAAGACGTCAATGACGTTCCTCAACAAAGCCGCCAGGAATGTGCATATCAAAAAGACTTATATCAAAATAATGTAATAAGAGATGCTATTAATGGGAAAAGTCTTTTAAAGCAATTTCAGGCACAAGCTCTCAGAGATAGAAAAGCTAGTGATTATGAAACTGCTATAATTTTAGCACGTTTAGAAGAATTAGCTCATTCATTTGTCGAGATGACCAATTTACTGACTGAACTATTAAAGAGAGCAAAATTTTGATTTAATAAGAAGCTGCTTGAGGTAAAGTTGTAGCAATTCTCACTGGGGCTGCTCGATAAGATGCTAAACTCCTCCCCTTGGGAGCATTATTTATACGATTATGTGTAGGCGGTGGTTCTGAAAAATGTTGGAACCCCCGAAAAGGCCTAAATTGCTTTAAGGGGACGTGAGGTGCTTTTGAAGCTACTCTTATCCCTTTCGTTATATCTCTCTTCATATTTTGTGATGGGTTTCGTGCAAAAAGAGGGTGGTGAGAGGCTATATTGGGTGTTTTAATTTGACGACCATCTTGCGGAATGGCCCATTCTTCAATGACACGCCAGAGATAGGGTTCGCCAATACCAGGTGTTTGTGAATGATATGCTGCTGCTGCGCGTGGCCAACTTCCTTTTTTTTCAAACATCTGTTTTAAAAATTGCCCTGCATAAAGCGCATTCTGATAAGGATCAAAGGCCATTTCGAGAGATGAAAACGCATCTGGATGGTGCATAATATTGACCTGCATACATCCTACATCGATAGATCGAACGCCTTTTTTTTGAAAATCTTCAACAGCCTCTATAGCTTCACGTAGAGAATGGTAATGATACCCAACTCCTGCGGCGTTAATAGTCCATGGCCATGGAGATAATGTTCCATCTGTGTCAGGCCTTCCCGTCTCAACTCTGCTCATAGCTGATAAAAACCCGTCTGGAAGGTGCAGGGCGCGCTCGACTTGCGTTGTAGCTAGGATACAACGATCAGATTCAGCTGATTTCCCCCAACTGTTCTGATAAAGCAGACCTATAAGAAGGATAGTTAAACCTGCTTTATGACATGCAAAAATATGTAGTGTTTTTAGGCCATGCATGGGTATTTTATATCGTTTTTTTTTATAATTTGGAAGTTTTTCCTTTTTCTCGGAAAGAAATAATCAAGATTTTCTTTCAGACCAATATAAACTAGATGCTGTCATCATAATAATTTTCTGCTAAGCTTTGATCTACGCAGAAGAGATCGCACTAAATGATTTCCGTTCGGGGCCAAATGCAGTTTTTCATGAAATTAAGAATTTACTCTAATTTAAGCCATAAGACATTTCGTTATGTGGCGTTATTCTTAATGGGAATGACATTAGCTGTATCGACCGCACAGGCTGAAGTGCGTATCAAAGATATTGTAGATTATGAAGGCGTGCGAGATAACCAGCTCGTAGGATATGGCTTGGTTGTTGGTCTTAACGGAACAGGTGATCGCTTAACGAATACTCTTTTTACAAGAGAAACCCTTATTGGTATGCTCAATAGATTGGGTGTTAATATTCGTGATAAGGCAATCCAGCTCCAAACTCATAACACGGCTGCTGTTATGGTTACAGCGACCTTACCTCCTTTTTCTCATGGTGGTAGTAGAATTGACGTAACAGTTTCGGCTGTAGGTGACGCTCAAAGTTTGACAGGAGGGACATTGGTTGTGACTCCCCTCCAAGCTGCTGACGGAGATGTCTATGCTGTCGCGCAAGGCTCTCTTGTTACCAATGCATTTTCGGCTCAGGGTGCAGCAGCACAAACTGTTAGAAACGTTCCCACAAGCGGACATATTGCAAATGGGGCAGTTGTCGAGCGGGAAGTACCGGTGCATTTGGGACAGGGAGGGATCATTCATCTGGCACTAAAAAACCCGAACTTTACGACAGCTAACCGTATCGCCGATGTTATTAACAAGCATATTGGTAAAGGTATAGCGAGTGTTGATGATCCTCGCACAGTTGCCGTCAAACTTGGGAAAAGGAACCCTTCTCAAACGCTTTACAGAATAGGTGATTTGACCATCACACCAGATACGATGGCAAAAGTCATTGTTGATGAAGCGGCTGGCACTATTGTAATGGGCAGTAATGTCCGTATAACGACAGTAGCTATTGCACAGGGTAATCTAACTATTCAGGTCAATAATAATCCGCAGGTTGTTCAGCCAAATGCGTTTGGTGGTGGTCAAACGGCGGTTGTTCCCCAGACGGACATCAATGTTGATACCGACAACAACAATAAAATGGCCATTTTACAGGAAGGCCCTTCTTTAGCTAGCCTTGTAACAGGAATGAATGCTTTGGGAGTGGGGCCTCGTGATATGATTAGTATATTACAAGCAATTAAAGCAGATGGCGCCTTACAGGCAGAATTAGAAGTTAGATAAAAAGATTTTTTAGGTATTTAGTGGCTAAAATTATAACGAAATAGGTACCCCCATGACATCACTCCCGTTTTCTTCAACTCCATCGATAATGTCTATGCCGCAAGCGCAGCCAAAGATGCCATCTGTAAATGCGGCAGCAACGGATGATAAATTAAAGAAAACTGCTCAAGATTTTGAATCTGTAGCTCTAGGTGAATTGCTGCAGCCTATGTTTGAAACAGTCGATACATCAAAAGGAATGTTCGGAGGGGAGCGGCAGAAGGTCAGTTCCGATCTTTGCAGGTATTAGAGCTTGGTAAGCAAATTTCTAAAAGTGGTGGTATTGGAATAGCTCATCAAGTCTATAGGGCTATGCAAAAGATGCAGGCCAATAGTACAACGAAATCTTGATGTAGTTTTTATGAAGAAGCTAATCCGACTTAGTAAAGTAGTTCGAGACACCGCTCATAAATTGTCTCATAAGAAAGTGAAACAAACTTCGGAAGAAGCAAATTATTCTGCTCAGAATGAAGAATATTCTGATGATTTATTATTAAAAGCACTTGATGATGCCATCAATATTATGGTGCAAGAAAATGATTTTCTCAGACAGGACGAGTTTGCAAAAGCTGTAGATCTACTTCCTAAAAAGACAGAGCTTATAGAACGTCTTAATGCACTGATTACTGCATCTAGGGACAAGAAAGAAATGTCAGCCGAAATGACTGATGCAATAAAATCAATGCAGGACAAATTTAATCAGGTGAGTGAAGAAAATATGCACCTCTTAAAGGGTGCTCTTCAGACACAGGCAACCGTTATGAAAATTTTGGTCGAGAGCGCTACACAGGACTCCCAGCAGGGATATAACCGCAGTGGCAGTATGGTGGCAGATTCCTCGCGTGCTTTTCTTTCTCTCAATAATCAGATCTAAGAATAATTAAGAAAGCACTCTTACCATGAGTTGCCGATCATATATTTAGGTTGGTTTGATCCTGGATCTGCACTATGGCTCCAGGCACTCCAGTCCCATGTCGTGCTATTCTGACGATTTTCCACGATCATGGACTCTAATGAAGCTTCGTAACGTTTGTACTTACTTTTCTTTTTATGATTATCTACAAATTTCGTTAGATTGTCATAAGCTGCTTCATTTCCCATATAGACACAGCTGCAACCTATGGGATCAGCATAAAGAAATATTTTATTGTTATACGGTCCGGGTCTAAATGTTAATTTACCCGGTGGCAAGTAATTCATCATCGTATAGCGAGCTGTTGTATCAGCATAATGAGCAACAAAGCCAGCTCTAGCAAGGACGAGACCTTTATCAAGATAAGATTTTGCTGGAGCACATCCAGAGATTGCTAAGAAGATACAAAAAAGACTGAAATTAGAACCATTTTTCCAATTATAAACCATAATTAATATCTTAAATATCCATCAGCCTCTGTTAAAAAGGCAGGATAGACGACAAAATCAGAGAAGAAAAGATACGTCGGAAAGGTAACCTAGTGTAATGAAGTTATAAATACGATATTTGTCTTTTGCCCATGAAAATGATATACTCTAATAGTAATTTATCCATGCTACTATCGTTGCTTGCTTAAGAGCGGTAGAACAACTTCGATATTGGAGGCCAAAAAATGGGTCTTGGCAGTCTATCTCCTGTCGCTCAGTATATTACTGCCGTAAAAGACGAGCAGAAAGTAGCGGACATTTACGTAAAAACTGATGCAACCACCAAACGCTATCTAGAAGATTTTCGTAAAAAAGCGCCGTCTATTACAACACCTAAACAGCTCATGGATGATTTCACATCCAATAAAGTTGTTTTAGAGGCCTATAATCTTGGTTCCGTGGCTAAACAGCCAGCCCTTGAAAAGAAGTTGCTAACAGAAAACCCTCATTATCATAAAGCGCTAGCAGCCACTTCCAAAAATGCTGCCTGGCTGGCCTTTGCGGATGCTTTTGATAAAATAAGAACCAAGACAGCTACTCTGAACGTTCCCTTGGAGCCAGAGCCTGTAGATACGACTTCACCAACTAGTAGTGGTGCCTATTCAATGACACCAGATTTTATCGAGGCTACTGCTAAATCCTATGAGCTAAGGCAGTACGAAAACAGTAAAGATCTGCAAAAATCTGGTGTGGGAAACGCCTTGTATTTTACCCGTACAATGCAATCAGGTAAAATTAAAGACATTAACGACCTTATGTCAGATGCAACAATCATGAAAGTGGTAGAGGCGGTTAACGGATATAATCCAGACCAGTTTGCCGCTCTAGACTTTCAACAGCAGCAGCGTATCATGAAGCAAAAAGTGGATTTGAAAGAATTTACTGATGCAGATGGTAATCCCGATGCCAAGAAAATACAACGATATGCTGAACGCTATTTGACGGTTGTACAATTACACCCCGAATATAATCAGATCGATCAGCCAGCGAATATTATGGATCTTTTTGGTGGTGATACTGGTGAGGATGGCATTTTAGCTCTTTTCGTGTAATTATGCTTCTTATAATTGAGCGAATATTTTATAGGAACGCTTCGGAATTTGTTTTCTGAGGCGTTTCTCATTTTGATTAAAGGACATATGCTTGCAAGAAAGTAAGAGTGAGCTCCTGGCATCTTTAGAAGAAAGTTTTCATAGTTTACGTGCTGACAACACTAAAGTTGCTTCATATCTCGCTGAGATGGGGGAATCTCTTTATTCTCTGTCGTCCATCATAAAAACTACCCCTAACACTGTGCCTATAGGAAAGCTTCATGGTAAAGTTCTCGATATATCGGGGCTTTCTGCCACAGTAAGTGGTATGCATGGTTTCACTGGTGTTGGTGATAGAGTCACAATCAAAGCATTAGATGGTAGAGATATAACTGCCGAGATCGTAGCGTTTCGGAGTAATTATGCTGTTGTTATGGCGTATGATTCTCTTGAAGGAATTGGTGCAGGATGTCCTGTTATTTTTCCTCTTTATAAAAAGGAAGAGAGAGAACAGCTTGCCGGCGCTACCCTCAGGATCAATGACTCATGGCTTGGGAGGGTAATTGATCCAACGGGACAGCCTATGGATGGGAAAGGTCCGGTCCTTCCGGGAGGGAAACCCCAAAAATTACATGCCTCTCCTCCTCAGGCGGCATCACGAGCCCGATTGGGTCCTCGTATTGATGTTGGTGTCAAAGCCATGAACTTATTTACAACATGTCGTCAAGGACAAAGGCTAGGGCTCTTTGCAGGATCCGGTGTAGGGAAATCTACCTTACTGGGAATGTTGGCCCGAAATACTGCTTGCGATATAGCCGTTATTTCATTGGTCGGCGAACGTGGTAGGGAAGTTAGAGAATTTATCGAAGATGATTTAGGAGCTGAAGGTTTAGCAAGGTCAGTTGTGGTTGTTGCGACTTCAGATACATCTGCTTTGATGAGGAGAGAAGCTGCATACACAGCTTTAAGTGCTGCTGAATATTTTCGGGATCAGGGCAAATCCGTTCTTTTATTGATGGATAGTGTCACACGTTTTTGCCAGGCTCTGAGAGAGATTGGTTTATCTGCTGGAGAGCCTCCGGCAACACGTGGTTTTCCACCTAGTGTATTTGCTACGCTACCACGTCTTTTAGAAAGAGCAGGCCCTGGCCCTATGAGGGAAGATGGTAAAGCTGGGCAGATTACGGCTTTATTTTCTGTTCTAGTAGAAGGTGACGATCAAAATGAGCCTATAACTGATGCGGTTAGGGGAATTTTAGATGGTCACATAATTATGGAACGTGAAATTGCTGACTCAGGCCGTTATCCTGCGATAAATGTACTCAAATCTTTGTCTCGTTCCGTCCCGGGATGTAACTCAGATGAAGAAAATTCTCTCATTAGGGAGGCGCGTGCCATTCTTGCGACTTGGGATGATGTAAAGGATCTTGTGAGGCTGGGTGCATATAAACAGGGCGCAGATCCCAAAGCAGATGTTGCTATTCATATCGGCCCAGTGCTTGAAGAATTGATTACTCAACGCAAAAATGAAAAAGTCAGCTTAGATGATGCATTTGCGCATTTAAGACAAATCTTAAGAGTACAAGACCATAATTAATAAATACTTTTATTTATATTTATTAAGTGCAGCTACATGAGTAAATCGCGTCTGAAAGCTTTGGAAACGCTAAAAAGACTTCAAATAACAGAAGTTGATCGCCTAAAATCTTCCTTTGCTGAATGTATAGATAATGAAAATAAAATAGAACTATCTATTAATGATATGAGGAATAATATTGTTAGCAACGAAAATTTTATGATGCAGCATCAAAGCTCTGAGTCAGCATCTTTTAATTTTCAACAATCTTATTATGAGTGGTTGCCTGTTGCACAGAAATTTATTGCAGAAAAAAATGAAGACCTCTGTTTAGCTCAGCAAAATACAGAATTAGTCCGCGCTGATATGATAAAGGCTAAAACATCTTTAGAGGCTACGGAAAAGCTGATTTCGGCTATACATAAAGAAATCGATTACTTACAAGAGCGCAAATTACAAACAGAACTTGATGACATAGCCAGAAATAATTTTATAAAAGCAGCATCAAAGATTACTCACAGGTAAATTCTTTTTAAATTGTCAAAGATTATTATGGAAATGTGCAAGTCATAAAAAACATCATAAATCCCTAAGAAACCTCTTCTTACGGCTATCGGAAATTGATAATTAAGGCTATAAGAATGAATGCCATCTTTGATGGATATTTAATATTGCTTTATAATTAGTAGCTTCAACCAAGGATATTCATGGTAGA
The nucleotide sequence above comes from Aristophania vespae. Encoded proteins:
- a CDS encoding glycosyltransferase family 2 protein, whose amino-acid sequence is MSNNNKVAIVLRTKDRTIFLKRAINSIVNQTFKNYVAYVVNDGGNIDDISEVKNNIPSPLKGNFSFINLPVSAGRGAALSIGISSGNEKYIHILDDDDTIEPEFLEKTVKFLEDDKEEIFSAVKTSNYDVLERVEDGKIIIEEKTDKYGFDNDGIKDYISYLMVRTPIVPNTLLFRRKCVIDNENAKTELNYSEDIDLFVKIMLWGEIGVIKEFLSTYHRRKPNNSPYDNCTNTTLFKYDQSIAWKNNVIRKAIRGDGLLTTTWAAALQRKAISDMHISRINSEINNLNDSFSSVTNLLKSILNQIEK
- a CDS encoding tetratricopeptide repeat protein, which produces MKLASKEDIRKVKTVEDIIELCDPFLREGNAFAVNKIAIEVGLFNEDPTLILYASSLLSVYSSNHEAIITLIKKALLCLPRDENNEENNRALNLIRGEIEIRLAGALMKAQQEKEAMTLFMDIVRRYPELKVLVGEHLTGILLDAGRPKEAETILKAWLEEGLSSANIYNNMGIALKNLNRSAESLPYYRKALEIEPNNRSIAFSYGISLLKCGQYEEGLKYFVDHETFAADDLWWFLHDLPHLKQDDDVNNKHILFYQEQGLGDTLEFVRFLPALIARGAKITLAVPLAIKRLIQQSFPNIEVVLDKELAQEPTRQKEFDFSCPIPDLPHIYGIKKDEDIPAIVPYLRATKEDIEKFAKLIDSTLQENHSSEEKKRLRVGIVWGGDRRYKAADIAADKRRSTSFAEMTEALLPVEADIFNLQYDRKRVEVVSGASQPIYDLMDEVHDMADTAALMENLDLIISVDTSPLHLAGALGRPVWLVNRWDSCWRWGEHGETSVWYPTMKIFRSQELSFKPILAQVGEALRNLTKI
- a CDS encoding transglycosylase SLT domain-containing protein gives rise to the protein MHGLKTLHIFACHKAGLTILLIGLLYQNSWGKSAESDRCILATTQVERALHLPDGFLSAMSRVETGRPDTDGTLSPWPWTINAAGVGYHYHSLREAIEAVEDFQKKGVRSIDVGCMQVNIMHHPDAFSSLEMAFDPYQNALYAGQFLKQMFEKKGSWPRAAAAYHSQTPGIGEPYLWRVIEEWAIPQDGRQIKTPNIASHHPLFARNPSQNMKRDITKGIRVASKAPHVPLKQFRPFRGFQHFSEPPPTHNRINNAPKGRSLASYRAAPVRIATTLPQAASY
- a CDS encoding DUF1217 domain-containing protein, translating into MGLGSLSPVAQYITAVKDEQKVADIYVKTDATTKRYLEDFRKKAPSITTPKQLMDDFTSNKVVLEAYNLGSVAKQPALEKKLLTENPHYHKALAATSKNAAWLAFADAFDKIRTKTATLNVPLEPEPVDTTSPTSSGAYSMTPDFIEATAKSYELRQYENSKDLQKSGVGNALYFTRTMQSGKIKDINDLMSDATIMKVVEAVNGYNPDQFAALDFQQQQRIMKQKVDLKEFTDADGNPDAKKIQRYAERYLTVVQLHPEYNQIDQPANIMDLFGGDTGEDGILALFV
- a CDS encoding flagellar export protein FliJ, producing the protein MSKSRLKALETLKRLQITEVDRLKSSFAECIDNENKIELSINDMRNNIVSNENFMMQHQSSESASFNFQQSYYEWLPVAQKFIAEKNEDLCLAQQNTELVRADMIKAKTSLEATEKLISAIHKEIDYLQERKLQTELDDIARNNFIKAASKITHR
- a CDS encoding flagellar basal body P-ring protein FlgI; translated protein: MKLRIYSNLSHKTFRYVALFLMGMTLAVSTAQAEVRIKDIVDYEGVRDNQLVGYGLVVGLNGTGDRLTNTLFTRETLIGMLNRLGVNIRDKAIQLQTHNTAAVMVTATLPPFSHGGSRIDVTVSAVGDAQSLTGGTLVVTPLQAADGDVYAVAQGSLVTNAFSAQGAAAQTVRNVPTSGHIANGAVVEREVPVHLGQGGIIHLALKNPNFTTANRIADVINKHIGKGIASVDDPRTVAVKLGKRNPSQTLYRIGDLTITPDTMAKVIVDEAAGTIVMGSNVRITTVAIAQGNLTIQVNNNPQVVQPNAFGGGQTAVVPQTDINVDTDNNNKMAILQEGPSLASLVTGMNALGVGPRDMISILQAIKADGALQAELEVR
- a CDS encoding glycosyltransferase family 2 protein; protein product: MSKTVGIVLRTKNREYFLKRALKSILNQTFEDYHVYIINDGGEVDNLYKTFKEIDEKYKDRFSFMNLPSSTGRGSALSTGISICSEKYIHIHDDDDTIEPEFLAKTVAFLEDDKEKIFSGVVTSNYDVTEYIENENIVITQTSDHAGKRNGTIIDCALYFSSMISFVPIAVLFRRDVVKKVGNVNSSLKYMEDNEFFSRILQEGDIGIINDFLSSYHWREPSKDVNDVPQQSRQECAYQKDLYQNNVIRDAINGKSLLKQFQAQALRDRKASDYETAIILARLEELAHSFVEMTNLLTELLKRAKF
- the fliI gene encoding flagellar protein export ATPase FliI is translated as MGESLYSLSSIIKTTPNTVPIGKLHGKVLDISGLSATVSGMHGFTGVGDRVTIKALDGRDITAEIVAFRSNYAVVMAYDSLEGIGAGCPVIFPLYKKEEREQLAGATLRINDSWLGRVIDPTGQPMDGKGPVLPGGKPQKLHASPPQAASRARLGPRIDVGVKAMNLFTTCRQGQRLGLFAGSGVGKSTLLGMLARNTACDIAVISLVGERGREVREFIEDDLGAEGLARSVVVVATSDTSALMRREAAYTALSAAEYFRDQGKSVLLLMDSVTRFCQALREIGLSAGEPPATRGFPPSVFATLPRLLERAGPGPMREDGKAGQITALFSVLVEGDDQNEPITDAVRGILDGHIIMEREIADSGRYPAINVLKSLSRSVPGCNSDEENSLIREARAILATWDDVKDLVRLGAYKQGADPKADVAIHIGPVLEELITQRKNEKVSLDDAFAHLRQILRVQDHN